From the Mya arenaria isolate MELC-2E11 chromosome 17, ASM2691426v1 genome, the window tatttgaaacgCTGAATAAAGATGATTAAACTTATTGATTTGGATCCTCAAACATTGTTATAACCTTCTTTCTCGGAAAACTCAATTGACTGATTGGAAACAATTGATACCCACCAGGTGGTATGTTGAGTTGAAAAGAATCTTTCGCTTGCTCTCATACTACTGTAGGTTGTATCATTCTTCTAGTATCAATGGGACTTATAATCATTATGTTGTGCGTTTTGCTTTAGTAACTTTCTGCATTCTACTCCCGCGAAGAAATCAGtgacgttttatttttataaacgaCTGAATGCATGATGGacataatatgtgttttatttccgGATGACCCATCTTTTCATCCTAATTTAGACCATGGCTGCGGGCAATCTCAGTTGACCCTTACAAAGAAATTTCAGCATCCATACACAATATACAGCATAAAAAGTGCATACTGCGACTAATATTGGATGAAGACAAACCTCTCATAAATGCCCTGAACATTCATAACGATCTACGCATTTCATTGCCCTTGACTGCAGCAACGAATGCGCAGCTGTATAATAAGTTATGCTGTTTGATAACACGTCTTCATCAGATAAAATTCATTTAGGTTTCATAAAACTTACAGTAATGAGTTTATGAAGGTAGCTCGTTGCTCATTTTCACGTTCGTAAATGTTTTCTCTCCGTAGAGTTATGTTGTGTAAATCTACTGACGGATTTATTAGAATCACGGAGGTGGGATGTAATCCAAAAGCTTCTACTAAATGACTAGTAAATGAGCGGTTTTAAGGAATCATCATACGTTTATGACGTATTATAGATATTCAATGCAAAGTCCGTCTTTTATAGGTCTAGTTTATATTTAGTTTCGTTCTTTGCACTTCCATTAgcgatatgttttattataactcCAATACTTGTCTCTTTGTTAGCGTTTGGAAAAGCACATAATATACCTATGCATTTGTATGGAATTAACTTAActtgatttaaatgttaaattagtattggtataatttaaaaatgttggtAATATTTACTGCACCCAAACCCCGAGTTCTTGAAATTATCAATAAGCTCTTCAGCGCGaatgtataatttcaatgattgtATATTGATGAAGTAAGTACGTTGCACCGTGATGTCAAAAACGACTATTAATAACTTGAGTTAGTCAGTGAAAAAGTAGTAATTCATTAGCACCATCATGACAGCACGGTTAATGTTTCGTAACGTTATGGGAATTCATATCAGTACGAAGATGTGGTGAACAAGGGTCAggaagttatatatatatatatatatatatatatatatatatatatatatatatatatatatatatatatatttatatatatatatatatataatatgtatgcatatatgtgctgtttgtggagttctGTGGTGTTCTTCCATTTTTCTTGTGTGTGATTTTTTGTgcttgtgttttatgtctttggcgtttacccagtgccattaaaccgggtttatgtttgaacgttttgctactgagcttgcttctgtagttttttcacataagtatctatgaaatatgttcactaactttatgtttgtttgtgcCTAATAAATTGTGCTCATAGTTATCATAATTCACTTTAGAAAATGGCACTTGGATATGAAATTCGGATGTGAACAAGTCTTCAGCGCGTGTTTATCAGTGCTGATGTATCGTTATTTTGAATCTCAggtataaaatttaaaattctgCCAAGAtcgttttgtcttcatattttgtttatttgaaagaagATAAAAGTACCTGTGGAATAGAGATGGGTTGTCATTTTACACAGCCTGACATACTGTTACCAGAGTGTGAAATGAGTATAGTGGATTAAGTTTGGGCTAAACTCTCGGTTACAGCATTGTCAAACCCTCGGTGATTTTATTGAGCTGTCGAATCCGTAGAACTAACTTTTAATCAATGACAAGGTTTGTACCTCTGTATACGTCTTATTCGTAAcgccttttaaaaaaaaaatacacaaataatattgacgaaaaatgaatgttttgcaatattttatttacaaacaatatccAGAAAACTATAGGACTAATATTATCGGTAATATACGTGAGCTTGTCGTGGCCTTGATACAAAAAACTAAGAATTTAGTCTTTCGTTTATCATTGAACATTGAACAAAGTAGAAcaaaaactaaatttatttattgtttaaattacaGAATATAGCTGttacaacacatgtataacgGGTATTTGTGCAATGATtcaataacattaataaaactaTCATATAAAGTTTAATTTGGTGATTTGGTTTTACGAATAACTCTGCAcgcaacatttgttttctagttAGTGTCGTCTCTGCTTTTAACACAGTTCTAACTCAAAACTGGTACTTTTAATACCCTTTAACCAGTTCAACCCCTGTTCTCATTGACCAATGAAAGTGGGTAACAAATTTCTTTTGAATGGTACGAATATATCTATATTCTACAACCTCATACATTATATAGCCGGTATATTATCTcatattgttttccttttagCAGTGTAACTGATGCCTGATGGACATATCAATATGAAGATCCTTGATGTATTTCCGGTGTAAGGCTCGTTTTGATCAAAATACCATGATGGCTAGATAGAAGGAGCTACACTCGTAATACGAAACTGTCCATTCAGCCAACATTCCACGTAAAATATACcctatgaaataaattatttctataaaGCATTCCGATCAACGTAACATTTTAGgcaatgaaatgataaaacttaaacttattGGAAACAAATTACTATTAGAAATTTTGTTAAATTGCCTTTATACAATTAGTGACTGTCGGTTTGCTGGCGTATTGCACATATATGTGAAAAAGCGGATAGGCTAAGTCATATGATTCCATGTGATATAATGGACCCGAGCCACAATCTATTACAACGTTAGCAAAAGAAAATCCCCTTTTCATTCAAACAAGTAATAATGTTGAGAggaatttgttttatacatttttaataaattttaataatgtaaatttGCAAAGAAAACctattaaagataatttatcaataaaacggAACAACGAACGTTGAAAGCAATGCGAATATTTATCCATTCAAATCATTTCAAATCCTACAAGAATTTTAAGGTTGatagaaattcaaaagaaattttattggtaatacagataaaaaaagGAAAGAGGATAAAATGCAACGCACTTAAATAATTAGTATGCTAATGTGCATTCTGTTTGTTATAATAACGTATCTTATATTTggcaaaatattgtttaagtattttatttacttgcAGGTGACGAATAAGTCACGAAAAAACGATAATTGGTAGCCTGATGTCTTCGCTTCAACAAATGACTTCAATTGAACTCACAGAGTGCCCCTTGCCATAACCCAGTCGTCTTACATGTGTTCGTCGTTATCAGAATCTCCGCCTTGTGAACGGGGTCAAATACTGACCAGCCTGATAGGACAGATATACAAGCTGCCGTGCGGCCACGATTAATGAGGTGGTACGGATTGATTTAAACAAGTAACTAATTATAATTTCACTCTTCGGATTTTATACAGTGTGCTCTGAAGAAAAATTAACGCAAACGATACATGTTTCGAAATTTTaactttgaacatattttgaaggAATCTGATTAATTTactataattttaaatttgaaaaggATATCATTCGTTCACAAATGAGCCATTCACATCTACAAAGAGCAATAGGAAAATATGTAAAAGCATTGTATTAGTAACAAGTACatgttgtgtgtatattttgcaCAATTTTGAACCCAAACAGAGTTTATACATGAAACTCTCAAGGTAAAATTACTTAAATTGATATACGAACCTAAAATACTGCTCgcacaaataatattttatagagTAATAACATACATGAAGTCGATGTCAAACACAATATAATCCATTTCCTTATTTAAGGTCTATGATCTTATTGACGTAGATCGGGACAAAAAGGATGTACATTTGAATTAAGAGAAATACACCCAATGGAAATGATACTTTTAACTATCTAATTTATAACAACTAAGGATTTTCATTTCTGCAGCTTCAAAAGCGTGTCTGCTACGTTTTCTCACAGGAGGCGGGATCAGATAATCGTATTTCGCTGTATAAAAGTATGGCTTGATTAGACAGGCATTGGGCTTTACTTTAGTGAATCTCAGAGATTGGAAATATCAGCTTGTTTTCAATTGtggaatttaaacaaaaacgtatGTTATCAGAAAATGGTAATGATAGCCAtcagttattttcaaatcaacaTTCAGAACCAGTATTTGATCAACAGTGTGTGAATAGCATTGGTAGCAGAATGGATAATTCCACGGACGTTTTAGAAAATAATCAGTCAGAGAGCTTAGACGAATTGAACGACCGTTATGCGAAAGCATTGCTTCCGCTTACAATTACGTTCGGCGTCTTTGCCGTTTTCGGATTCTTGGGAAACCTTATAATTTTACTAGTTTTCTCTTTGAGTCGGGATTATAAGCGGAATAATTTCAAAGTGTTCGTCCTGACTCTTGCGGTAATAGACATGGTGATATGTATAACTTTGATACCTGCTGAGATGGTAAAACAGAGGAAATACTTCGAGTTTGGGGATGTGGTCACGTGCAAGGTAAAGTGTTTTTTCAACGTTTTTGGGGCTACGTCTTCATGTCTCGCCCTCTTGGTCATCTCAATAGATAGGTTTAGAAAGGTGGTGCAGCCATTCAAGAAACAAATGTCACCAGCGATTGCAGTACGAACTTTGATGGTTGTTGCTTGTGCATTCTCTATATTATTAGCTATACCCGGAACTATTTTGTGtggtataaaaacaacaaatatgacaaatatacatGGAGGAAACACCACCATTCATCTATGTGAAACGGAAGAAAAGTTCAAGAAATCCATATGGAGAACAGTCTACAAATTCATACTCCTTGTTTTACTGATCGGAATTTCTGTAACGTATATAGTCTTGTATACATTTGTGATGAAAGAACCtgtgaaacaaataaaagcTATATCCATGCAGCGTAATAATTCATCGTATGAAACAGTGTTAAGTTCCGggatttataaaaatacagttGTTCACGAAACACCAGAGGCTGGTCGTAAATACATGGGGACAAATGAACACGGAGGAAGTAGCGGCTTAATAcccaatcaaattaaaaatggttCACCGTCCAATGGATCACTTAAGTATTGGGTTTCAGACCA encodes:
- the LOC128222778 gene encoding cholecystokinin receptor type A-like — encoded protein: MDNSTDVLENNQSESLDELNDRYAKALLPLTITFGVFAVFGFLGNLIILLVFSLSRDYKRNNFKVFVLTLAVIDMVICITLIPAEMVKQRKYFEFGDVVTCKVKCFFNVFGATSSCLALLVISIDRFRKVVQPFKKQMSPAIAVRTLMVVACAFSILLAIPGTILCGIKTTNMTNIHGGNTTIHLCETEEKFKKSIWRTVYKFILLVLLIGISVTYIVLYTFVMKEPVKQIKAISMQRNNSSYETVLSSGIYKNTVVHETPEAGRKYMGTNEHGGSSGLIPNQIKNGSPSNGSLKYWVSDHRKSIKQSIRISGRSQRTKQFPTKTFIWFILTIVFIVTYVTHNLLTLKVGKIVNMSPSEFTLFSFFFRIYFLNHVINPVVYAIFVKRFRSSCRNVLPILLSKLRQCCVR